In Erigeron canadensis isolate Cc75 chromosome 1, C_canadensis_v1, whole genome shotgun sequence, a single window of DNA contains:
- the LOC122582009 gene encoding UNC93-like protein 1, whose product MGEKEDQETGSPIEIKNSVFRYNSPLIQVGLIGLVCFCCPGMFNALSGMGGGGQLDHTAGNNANTALYTTFAIFGILGGGIYNILGPRLTLFAGCSTYIVFAGSFLYYNHHHQQGFVVFAGALLGVGAGLLWAGQGAIMTSYPPAHRKGTYISMFWSIFNMGGVIGGLIPFIMNYNRETAVSVNDGTYIGFMVFMTIGTVLSLAILHPSKVIREDGSHCTNIKYSSVVTESVEIVKLFGNWKMLLIVPAAWASNFFYSYQFNNVNGALFNLRTRGLNNVFYWGAQMIGSVFIGYIMDFSFKSRKKRGLVGITVVAVIGTGIWIGGLFNQRGYNYHDVKNESLKLLDFKKSGNDFAGPFVLYFSYGLLDAMFQSMVYWVIGGLANDSVILSRYAGFYKGVQSAGGAVAWQIDTHHVPFMTQLIVNWVLTTISYPLLALLVIKAVKDEDEVEEEFPSGNPKAIESNDEFSKPT is encoded by the exons ATGGGTGAAAAAGAAGACCAAGAAACAGGATCCCcaatagaaataaaaaactcGGTTTTTCGATACAATTCGCCATTAATTCAAGTAGGGTTAATCGGGTTAGTCTGTTTCTGTTGTCCAGGAATGTTTAATGCATTATCAGGtatgggtggtggtggtcaaCTTGACCACACAGCTGGTAATAATGCCAATACTGCCCTGTACACCACCTTTGCTATTTTCGGCATTTTGGGTGGGGGCATTTACAACATTTTAGGCCCCCGTCTCACTCTTTTCGCAGGGTGCAGTACTTATATAGTATTTGCAGGCTCATTTTTGTACtataatcatcatcaccaaCAAGGTTTTGTTGTATTTGCTGGGGCATTATTAGGTGTTGGTGCAGGGCTTTTATGGGCAGGGCAAGGGGCAATTATGACATCTTACCCACCTGCACATAGAAAAGGGACTTATATATCTATGTTTTGGAGTATTTTTAATATGGGTGGTGTTATTGGAGGGTTGATCCCTTTTATAATGAATTATAATCGTGAAACCGCGGTTTCTGTTAATGATGGGACTTATATTGggtttatggtttttatgacgaTTGGTACTGTACTTTCTTTGGCTATATTGCACCCGAGTAAAGTGATTCGTGAAGACGGGTCTCATTGTACTAATATTAAGTACTCGAGTGTTGTCACTGAATCTGTTGAAATCGTTAAATTGTTTGGTAACTGGAAGATGTTGTTGATTGTGCCTGCAGCGTGGGCGAGTAACTTTTTTTATAGTTATCAGTTTAATAATGTGAATGGGGCCTTGTTTAATTTGAGAACAAGGGGGTTAAACAATGTGTTTTATTGGGGTGCACAGATGATTGGGTCTGTGTTTATTGGTTACATTATGGATTTTAGTTTCAAAAGCCGAAAGAAGAGGGGTTTGGTTGGTATCACAGTTGTCGCAGTTATAGGAACCGGGATTTGGATTGGTGGGCTTTTTAATCAAAGGGGTTACAATTACCATGATGTGAAGAACGAAAGCTTGAAGCTTTTAGATTTCAAGAAATCTGGCAATGATTTTGCAGGGCCGTTTGTGCTTTATTTTAGTTATGGGCTATTGGATGCAATGTTTCAGAGTATGGTTTATTGGGTTATCGGTGGCTTGGCTAATGATTCCGTCATTCTTAGCAG ATATGCTGGATTTTACAAGGGGGTACAAAGTGCTGGTGGCGCAGTGGCGTGGCAAATTGATACACATCATGTGCCTTTCATGACTCAGTTGATAGTTAATTGGGTACTTACTACTATAAGTTATCCTTTGTTAGCCCTTTTGGTTATAAAAGCAGTAAAAGACGAAGATGAAGTGGAAGAAGAGTTTCCCTCTGGCAATCCAAAGGCGATAGAGTCTAATGATGAATTTAGCAAACCAACTTAA